In Dryobates pubescens isolate bDryPub1 chromosome 8, bDryPub1.pri, whole genome shotgun sequence, a genomic segment contains:
- the CLCN4 gene encoding H(+)/Cl(-) exchange transporter 4 — translation MVNAGDMNGSGNLMDFLDEPFPDVGTYEDFHTIDWLREKSRDTDRHRKITSKSKESIWEFIKSLLDAWSGWVVMLLIGLLAGTLAGVIDLAVDWMTDLKEGVCLSAFWYSHEQCCWTSNETTFDDRDKCPQWQKWSELLVSQSEGASAYILNYFLYIMWALCFAFLAVSLVRVFAPYACGSGIPEIKTILSGFIIRGYLGKWTLLIKTVTLVLVVSSGLSLGKEGPLVHVACCCGNFFSSLFSKYSKNEGKRREVLSAAAAAGVSVAFGAPIGGVLFSLEEVSYYFPLKTLWRSFFAALVAAFTLRSINPFGNSRLVLFYVEYHTPWYMAELFPFILLGVFGGLWGTLFIRCNIAWCRRRKTTRLGKYPVLEVIVITAITAIIAYPNPYTRRSTSELISELFNDCGALESSQLCDYINDPNMTRPVDDIPDRPAGPGVYTAMWQLALALVFKIVITIFTFGMKIPSGLFIPSMAVGAMAGRMVGIGVEQLAYHHHDWIIFRNWCRPGADCVTPGLYAMVGAAACLGGVTRMTVSLVVIMFELTGGLEYIVPLMAAAVTSKWVADAFGKEGIYEAHIHLNGYPFLDVKDEFTHRTLATDVMRPRRGEAPLSVLTQDSMTVEDVETLIKETDYNGFPVVVSRDSERLIGFAQRRELILAIKNARQRQDGVVSNSIVYFTEDPPELPPNSPHPLKLRRILNLSPFTVTDHTPMETVVDIFRKLGLRQCLVTRSGRLLGIITKKDVLRHMAQMANQDPESIMFN, via the exons ATGGTCAATGCAGGAGACATGAATGGTTCTGGCAACCTGATGGATTTTCTGGATGAGCCTTTCCCCGATGTTGGAACTTACGAAGATTTCCACACGATCGACTGGCTGCGGGAGAAATCGCGCGACACCGACCGCCACAGAAAG ATTACAAGCAAAAGTAAGGAATCCATATGGGAGTTCATCAAGAGTTTGCTGGATGCCTGGTCAGGATGGGTTGTAATGCTTCTTATAGGACTGCTGGCAG GCACATTAGCTGGAGTGATAGATTTAGCTGTGGATTGGATGACAGACCTGAAAGAGGGTGTCTGCCTGTCAGCCTTCTGGTACAGCCacgagcagtgctgctggacatCTAATGAAACTACATTTGATGACAGGGACAAATGTCCCCAGTGGCAGAAATGGTCAGAACTTCTTGTAAGCCAGTCGGAG GGTGCAAGTGCTTACATTCTAAACTATTTTCTATACATTATGTGGGCTCTATGTTTTGCTTTCCTGGCAGTCTCCCTGGTCAGAGTGTTTGCTCCCTATGCATGTGGCTCTGGAATCCCAGAG ATAAAAACCATCTTGAGTGGGTTCATTATTAGGGGCTACCTGGGAAAGTGGACACTTTTAATCAAAACAGTCACCTTGGTTCTGGTGGTATCTTCAGGCCTGAGCCTTGGGAAAGAGGGGCCGCTAGTCCACGTGGCCTGTTGCTGTGGAAACTTCTTCAGCAGCCTATTCTCAAAGTACAGCAAGaatgaaggaaagagaagagag GTGCTGTCGgcggcagctgctgcaggagtttCTGTTGCCTTTGGGGCTCCAATTGGAGGAgtgcttttcagtctggaagaG GTCAGCTACTACTTTCCCCTGAAAACCCTCTGGAGGTCATTTTTTGCTGCTCTTGTGGCTGCCTTCACACTGAGGTCCATCAATCCTTTTGGAAACAGCCGTCTGGTCCTGTTCTATGTGGAGTATCACACACCCTGGTACATGGCTGAGCTCTTCCCCTTCATCCTGCTCGGCGTCTTCGGTGGCCTGTGGGGGACCCTCTTCATCCGATGCAACATTGCCTGGTGCAGGAGGCGCAAAACCACCAGACTTGGGAAATACCCAGTCCTGGAGGTCATAGTGATAACAGCTATCACTGCCATCATTGCCTACCCCAACCCCTACACCCGTCGGAGCACAAGCGAGCTGATCTCAGAGCTCTTCAACGATTGTGGTGCCCTGGAGTCATCGCAGCTCTGTGACTATATCAACGACCCAAACATGACCCGACCAGTGGATGACATTCCTGACAGACCTGCTGGCCCTGGGGTCTACACAGCCATGTGGCAGCTCGCCTTGGCTTTGGTGTTTAAAATTGTCATCACGATATTCACTTTCGGCATGAAG ATCCCTTCAGGCCTTTTCATTCCCAGCATGGCAGTTGGAGCCATGGCTGGCAGGATGGTTGGGATTGGAGTAGAGCAGCTGGCATATCACCATCACGACTGGATCATCTTCAGGAACTGGTGCAGACCTGGGGCAGACTGTGTCACACCGGGACTTTATGCTATGGTGGGAGCAGCGGCTTGCTTGG GTGGTGTTACCCGAATGACGGTTTCTCTGGTGGTGATTATGTTCGAGCTAACTGGAGGCCTGGAGTACATTGTACCTCTTATGGCTGCAGCTGTCACAAGCAAGTGGGTCGCAGATGCCTTTGGGAAAGAAGGGATCTATGAAGCTCACATTCATCTGAATGGTTACCCATTTCTGGATGTGAAGGATGAATTCACCCACCGAACCCTGGCAACAGATGTTATGAGACCAAGACGTGGTGAAGCTCCTCTCTCTGTTCTGACGCAAGACAGCATGACGGTGGAGGATGTTGAGACACTGATCAAGGAGACTGACTACAATGGCTTCCCAGTAGTGGTTTCAAGGGACTCTGAGAGGCTTATTGGATTTGCACAGAGACGAGAGCTGATTCTTGCTATAA AGAATGCAAGACAGCGCCAGGACGGAGTGGTGAGCAACTCCATTGTGTACTTCACCGAAGACCCCCCTGAGCTGCCACCCAACAGTCCCCATCCGCTGAAGCTGCGGCGCATTCTCAACCTGAGCCCTTTCACTGTCACCGACCACACCCCCATGGAGACGGTGGTCGACATTTTCAGGAAGCTGGGGCTCCGGCAGTGCCTGGTCACTCGCAGTGG GAGGCTGCTGGGTATCATAACTAAAAAGGATGTATTAAGACATATGGCTCAAATGGCAAACCAGGACCCTGAATCTATCATGTTTAACTAG